One window of Phycisphaeraceae bacterium genomic DNA carries:
- a CDS encoding ATP-binding protein has product MDSTTWQPTSEDNLAALVQQNPWHQLENVPRSLAFTFPRSLSKLLWQTLQQPLGRYQVIIGPRRVGKTVTMYQTIQSLIEAGVHPQRLWFLNLDHPLLMNYELDAWVRAITKRFGADESRPLYLFLDEVSMSHNWDRWLKVFYDERRPIRVVATSSSTAALRGRTVESGIGRWTEQYLTPYSFSEYLQLREHELPSFEVGSNLLDTLRSCAASQPLFNVIHHRIMYLLVGGFPELLLREHNTESMETAMLRSQQTLRQEAVQRVATMDIPQVFDIKHPFLLERLVYVLGGQMCGIMNMTNLASLLSLHRHTVAQYVSYLEQAFLIFTLPNYAHSEEAVQRRGQKVYFVDGAVRNAALQRGIAPVSDAREQGFLTENAAVSHLQSLSLQTGVRTYHWRDNGREVDVIYDDPSGPLAFEITTSSNHTLKGIHALCEKYPQFQKRCFIVSSESSSLNMPEDDPNGVGRIPFDLFMITIGRQAEYAMTQRLGMFIP; this is encoded by the coding sequence ATGGACTCGACAACTTGGCAACCAACAAGCGAAGATAATCTTGCAGCTCTGGTGCAGCAGAACCCTTGGCATCAGCTCGAAAATGTGCCAAGGTCTCTCGCATTCACATTCCCGCGATCTCTCTCAAAGCTGCTTTGGCAAACACTCCAACAGCCGCTTGGTCGATATCAAGTGATTATAGGTCCTCGTCGTGTCGGCAAAACCGTTACGATGTACCAAACGATTCAGTCGCTCATCGAAGCTGGAGTGCATCCGCAGCGTCTCTGGTTTTTGAATCTTGATCATCCTCTCTTGATGAACTATGAACTCGACGCGTGGGTCCGCGCGATCACCAAACGATTTGGTGCAGACGAGAGTAGGCCACTCTACCTGTTCCTTGATGAAGTCAGCATGTCCCACAACTGGGATCGATGGCTCAAAGTGTTCTATGACGAAAGGAGACCGATTCGGGTTGTAGCCACATCAAGTTCAACAGCAGCTTTACGAGGACGAACAGTTGAAAGCGGTATAGGCAGATGGACTGAGCAGTATCTGACACCCTACTCGTTCAGCGAGTACCTGCAACTTCGTGAGCACGAACTTCCCAGCTTCGAAGTTGGCAGCAATCTACTCGACACACTCCGTTCATGCGCTGCATCGCAGCCTCTGTTTAACGTGATTCATCATCGGATCATGTACCTTCTTGTTGGAGGATTTCCTGAGTTATTGCTGAGAGAGCACAATACAGAGTCCATGGAAACTGCGATGCTCCGTTCGCAACAGACGTTGCGACAGGAAGCCGTTCAGCGTGTTGCCACGATGGACATTCCGCAAGTCTTTGATATCAAGCACCCATTTCTGCTCGAGCGGCTGGTCTATGTTCTTGGCGGACAAATGTGCGGAATAATGAACATGACAAACCTTGCGAGCTTGTTGAGCTTGCATCGCCATACTGTTGCGCAGTATGTCAGCTACCTTGAGCAGGCATTCCTGATCTTCACGCTTCCAAATTATGCGCACTCGGAAGAAGCAGTTCAAAGACGAGGGCAGAAAGTATACTTTGTTGACGGTGCAGTTCGGAATGCAGCTCTTCAGCGCGGCATTGCTCCTGTAAGTGATGCACGAGAACAAGGATTCCTTACAGAGAACGCCGCTGTATCACATCTCCAATCACTGTCACTACAAACAGGTGTTCGAACATACCACTGGCGTGACAATGGCAGAGAGGTTGATGTCATTTACGATGATCCCTCAGGGCCGCTGGCATTTGAGATTACAACTTCATCCAATCACACACTCAAAGGCATACACGCATTGTGTGAAAAATACCCCCAGTTCCAGAAAAGATGCTTCATTGTCTCGTCAGAGTCCTCTTCACTCAACATGCCCGAAGATGATCCAAACGGTGTAGGTCGAATACCCTTTGATCTGTTCATGATCACTATTGGCAGGCAGGCCGAATATGCGATGACCCAGCGGTTGGGGATGTTTATACCCTAA
- a CDS encoding WD40 repeat domain-containing protein, which translates to MNRNNIHRHISTLAVLGIACGAIAQSQCVQPEWMPIGMEHLPLTDFGQVGMINKTLAWDPDGSGPAQHALVTGGQFVSIAGVDAINIAMFDFKTRKWHPIGNELGRPVGSLAYKVEDLAVTSSGELYACGRFPPNSLSPNGFGVAKWDGNAWVAPGEPPQTTFHSIDPMSNGGILASAGFNVYTWSAGSPWSLFGTANGLITEVVELPNGDVVIAGQFTSVDGVPVVKTARWDGTIWHEMAMGLNDQVDELIALPNGHAVACGSIGTGVQIWDGQSWTPLGGGVIGTVDSIGRAPNGDIVAAGDFLTGAPAFERDIARWDGTAWSSIGKPLRVSTGFSTVAMFPDGDFVVSGDWSNPPSGSPHTIARWDGSDWDVIGNGFNQSISTSTLLPDGGFVLAGAFTVGAGIAANGIIQRHGQEWSSLGEEFPSTYFVNAVTVTSNGDMIVGGRIFPAFGQIFNNIARWDGATWHPLGDGIGSIVDALVALSNDDVVAGGRFLTASGITVNHIARWDGSDWHALGDGIDGAVWALAQAANGDVIAGGGFQMAGGVPTSNIARWDGTSWSPLGSGLSGTVYSLIRLPTGDVIAGGAFTLAGGLRHHILRAGMVSPGHQWAMGSMEV; encoded by the coding sequence ATGAACCGGAACAACATCCATCGGCACATCAGCACCCTCGCAGTCCTTGGCATTGCTTGCGGTGCAATCGCCCAAAGCCAGTGCGTCCAACCCGAGTGGATGCCGATCGGGATGGAACATCTTCCCCTAACAGATTTCGGGCAAGTCGGCATGATCAATAAAACTCTCGCGTGGGATCCGGATGGCAGCGGGCCGGCGCAACATGCGCTCGTGACCGGGGGGCAGTTCGTCAGCATTGCCGGTGTTGATGCAATCAATATCGCCATGTTTGACTTCAAAACGCGCAAATGGCATCCGATCGGCAACGAGCTTGGGAGACCAGTTGGATCATTGGCATACAAAGTTGAAGACCTGGCTGTAACATCATCGGGCGAACTCTATGCGTGCGGTCGATTTCCTCCGAACAGTCTTTCTCCGAACGGGTTTGGAGTTGCAAAGTGGGACGGGAACGCATGGGTCGCACCTGGTGAACCGCCCCAAACCACCTTTCATAGTATCGACCCGATGTCAAACGGCGGTATTCTGGCAAGCGCAGGATTTAATGTGTACACGTGGAGCGCTGGAAGCCCGTGGTCGTTGTTTGGAACCGCAAACGGACTTATTACTGAGGTGGTAGAGCTTCCAAACGGCGATGTTGTTATTGCTGGTCAGTTTACTTCGGTTGATGGTGTGCCGGTTGTAAAAACTGCACGATGGGATGGAACGATCTGGCATGAGATGGCAATGGGACTCAACGACCAGGTGGACGAGTTGATCGCACTTCCCAATGGGCATGCTGTTGCATGCGGTAGTATTGGTACCGGCGTTCAGATCTGGGATGGACAGAGCTGGACACCGCTTGGTGGTGGTGTAATTGGGACGGTAGACTCGATTGGTCGCGCACCCAATGGTGATATTGTCGCAGCGGGTGACTTCTTGACAGGCGCTCCCGCGTTTGAACGTGATATTGCGCGCTGGGATGGCACCGCGTGGTCATCAATAGGTAAGCCACTTCGTGTGAGTACCGGGTTTTCCACGGTCGCGATGTTTCCTGATGGAGACTTTGTTGTGTCGGGCGACTGGTCCAACCCCCCAAGCGGCAGCCCACACACCATTGCGCGCTGGGACGGCAGCGACTGGGATGTCATTGGGAATGGATTTAATCAGTCGATAAGCACGAGCACACTCTTACCAGATGGTGGATTTGTGCTTGCAGGTGCATTTACTGTCGGCGCAGGAATTGCTGCGAACGGGATCATCCAGCGACACGGACAAGAATGGTCCAGCTTAGGAGAAGAATTTCCTTCAACTTATTTTGTCAATGCGGTTACTGTGACATCGAATGGCGACATGATCGTTGGCGGTAGAATTTTTCCTGCCTTTGGTCAGATCTTCAATAACATCGCCCGATGGGATGGTGCGACATGGCACCCATTGGGCGACGGTATCGGCAGCATTGTTGATGCGTTGGTGGCACTCTCAAACGATGATGTTGTAGCTGGTGGAAGATTTCTTACAGCGAGCGGAATCACTGTGAATCATATTGCGCGCTGGGATGGCTCAGACTGGCACGCGCTCGGCGACGGTATAGATGGGGCTGTCTGGGCTCTCGCGCAAGCAGCAAATGGCGATGTCATCGCTGGAGGCGGATTTCAGATGGCAGGCGGAGTTCCCACATCGAACATCGCACGTTGGGATGGTACATCGTGGTCGCCTCTCGGCAGTGGTTTAAGTGGCACCGTGTACAGCT
- a CDS encoding F0F1 ATP synthase subunit alpha codes for MKIKADEITSVIKQEIAQYASELEVSEVGRVIEVGDGIARIYGLAKAMAGELLEFETSEGSVMGQVMNLNTDTVGAVIYGDYLAVKEGDLVKSTGRLLEVPVGPEMLGRVVNPLGQPIDGGPAINTSERRKVDIIAPGIADRQPVTEPMQTGIKAVDSMIPIGKGQRELIIGDRKTGKTAVAVDAIINQKQYWGTPEAVVCVYVAVGQKESTVAGVVEQLKKHGAMDYTVVVSAGSSDSAPMQYVAPYTGCTIGEYFMWQGKEGKTPKHALCIYDDLSKQAVAYRQLSLLLRRPPGREAYPGDVFYLHSRLLERATKLSDENGAGSLTALPIIETQEGDVSAYIPTNVISITDGQIYLEPELFFSGVRPAINAGISVSRVGGNAQVKAMKKIAGSLRLDLAAFRELEAFAQLGTELDAATQKQLDRGARMVELLKQPQYVPYNVTDQVISIYAGAKGYLDDVPTNKVAQYEKDLLSYFQTVGKGIRDRLDQSKALSDDIVKDLDDAMKTFKKDWKPN; via the coding sequence ATGAAGATCAAGGCTGACGAGATCACCAGCGTCATCAAGCAGGAAATCGCGCAGTACGCCTCGGAACTCGAGGTCTCAGAGGTCGGCCGCGTCATCGAGGTCGGCGACGGTATTGCTCGTATCTACGGGCTTGCCAAGGCGATGGCTGGCGAACTGCTCGAGTTCGAGACGTCTGAAGGCAGCGTCATGGGGCAGGTCATGAACCTGAACACCGACACCGTCGGTGCGGTCATCTACGGCGACTATCTCGCTGTGAAGGAGGGCGACCTCGTCAAGTCCACAGGCCGCCTGCTCGAAGTGCCCGTGGGCCCTGAAATGCTCGGTCGCGTTGTGAACCCGCTCGGCCAGCCGATCGACGGCGGCCCCGCGATCAACACATCCGAGCGCCGCAAGGTCGACATCATCGCACCGGGCATTGCCGATCGCCAGCCTGTGACCGAGCCCATGCAGACCGGTATCAAGGCTGTTGACTCCATGATCCCGATCGGGAAGGGCCAGCGCGAACTGATCATCGGTGACCGCAAGACGGGTAAGACCGCGGTCGCTGTTGATGCGATCATCAACCAGAAGCAGTACTGGGGCACACCCGAGGCTGTGGTCTGCGTGTACGTCGCGGTCGGCCAGAAGGAATCGACCGTTGCTGGCGTTGTTGAGCAGCTGAAGAAGCACGGCGCGATGGACTACACGGTCGTCGTCTCCGCAGGCTCGTCCGACTCCGCACCCATGCAGTACGTCGCGCCGTACACCGGCTGCACCATCGGCGAGTACTTCATGTGGCAGGGCAAGGAAGGCAAGACACCGAAGCACGCACTGTGCATCTACGACGACCTTTCCAAGCAGGCTGTTGCGTATCGCCAGCTGTCGCTGCTGCTGCGTCGTCCGCCCGGACGCGAGGCCTATCCCGGCGACGTGTTCTATCTGCACTCACGCCTGCTGGAACGCGCTACCAAGCTGTCCGACGAGAACGGCGCAGGCTCACTTACAGCTCTGCCCATCATCGAGACACAGGAAGGTGACGTGTCGGCGTACATCCCGACCAACGTTATTTCGATTACCGACGGTCAGATCTATCTCGAGCCGGAACTGTTCTTCTCGGGTGTCCGCCCTGCTATCAACGCCGGTATCTCGGTGTCGCGCGTGGGTGGTAACGCGCAGGTGAAGGCGATGAAGAAGATCGCTGGCTCACTGCGTCTCGACCTTGCAGCCTTCCGCGAACTGGAAGCGTTCGCGCAGCTCGGCACCGAACTCGACGCTGCAACACAGAAGCAGCTCGATCGCGGTGCACGCATGGTCGAACTGCTGAAGCAGCCGCAATACGTGCCATACAACGTGACCGATCAGGTCATCTCGATCTACGCAGGTGCAAAGGGCTATCTCGACGATGTGCCAACAAACAAAGTGGCGCAGTACGAGAAGGATCTGCTCTCATACTTCCAGACTGTTGGCAAGGGCATTCGCGATCGTCTCGACCAGTCCAAAGCACTTAGCGACGACATCGTGAAGGATCTTGATGACGCGATGAAGACATTCAAGAAGGACTGGAAGCCGAACTGA